AAATAAAAGGTAACTATTCAGCCAGTTTTTTCTGCATTCTTCTGCTTAATGGGACAACAAGTATACCAAGCAGGATACCTGTTACAAGGGCAATCGAAAGTTTGAAATATACATCTGAGAAATCAGCCCCCTCAAGCGTTATTCTGTAAAGTGGGTCGATGAACCAGTAAGTCGGGAATATCTTCGCTATCCATTGCGGCAAACCTGTGAAAAGATAAAACAGAATTGGCCCCGCAAGAAGTATGTTGAGGCTTTTTACAAGTGTATATAAGGTCTTCGCATCACCAGCCAGCGTGCCATAAATAAGCCCGATGGCGTTACAGACTACAGTTCCGGCGACAATTGTGGCGAGCAGAGCCAGTGGCTGACCGGAAAGGGCTCCATTCAGAGCCAGGGTGATGAAGCACATAATTATTGTCATTGTAAAACCAAGTACGGCTTTGGAAAATAGAATATCTGACATTTTTACAGGAGTGACCAGAAGGGCTTTCATGGTGCCATGCTCTTTTTCGTCAACGATCATGAATGCTGGAACGAAGATACCCGTGATTAACAGAACGATAAGGACTACTGCAGGTATCAATTTGCGAGAGATTGGTATCGCTTCATCTTCATCTCCCGTCTGAAGAATAACTTCCAGAGGACTCTCCCGGCCTTCCATTTCACGAAGTATGTCCATCACCAGCAGGCCGGCGACAATACGGTTCGAAGCCAGGCTTCCACCCGAGAAAAAGAAAGTCAGTTCAGGTTTCAGATCATTCCTTACCGCCTCATCAAAACCATTCTCAATAATCAGGCCAAGATCAGCGTTGTTGTTTTCTATGGACTCCACCAGCTCTTCCGGGCTCCCAGCTCGGGACAGTCTGATACCTTCCGCTTTTTCAAGAGCTATCGCAATTTCGGAATCCGCCGGGGCTTCGATGCATATACGTGGTTCCGGATCGAACAGGGTGATAAAGACAACCTGCAGCAGGAAAGTGATTGCAAAGGGCATTATCAGAAGCCATAGAATAACCGGAGATCGTAGTCCAAGCCTGAGATCGCCTGAAATAAGACTCCTTACGCGACGTAAGTTCATAGTGATTCCACCCTTCGCCTGAGTACAAAGAAGGCGGAGCCTAGAAAGACAATATCCCATATAAAGGTTGTCATAATGTGTGGTGTCGCGAAACTCCAGCTTTTGCCTTCTCCAAGTACACCTGACATAGCCTCTACAAGACCGTAAGATGGAAGCAGTCTTATTATAAGTGATGGCTTACCCGGAAACATTGTAAATAGAGCGGGAATCGTAAGGGGAATTACAAATATCATTCCGTAGAAAAGCGTACTCATGAAATCCCTGCCGCTGGTTCCAGACAGCATGCCCACTGCAGAAGCCATGCCAGCTCCGAGAAAAATCAGAACCGATGCAATCAGCCAGTCGAATACGAACCCTCCTGTGAACAGAAGAAAGAGAAATGCCTGACTCACTGCGAGAATCACTCCGGTAAGACATTTGGCCGCCAGAAAATCACCCATCCTTGCAGGAGTTACCAGCAAGGCGGTCGCAGTTCTATGTTCAATTTCAACTGAAACGAGACCTGCCAGCGCGAGGGCTTCAATAAGAAGTATCATTATGACCAGTATCGGTCTCATTCTGTCGCGGAGGGGAACCTGTCTGCCTGCCATGTCCTCACCGAGAATCCTCGACTGCAGGTCGGGAAGGGTTACCGGCAGCGCACTTAAAGGATTCTCTCCGGTAAACACTGCCTGAGCGGCATATGCGATTTCCCGGACGCCGCTTGTAAGAGCCTGTCGTATTTCCATAGGAACCGATTCAGATACGTATACTGAAACGCTTCCTCCGGAACCTGACAGAAGAGATTCAGTGAAATCCGCAGGTAGAGCAATACCCATTGCTATTGTTCCTGACTCGCCATGAACCGAATCAGCAAGCTGATCTTCGTTAACGAAGCCTATTATCTCAAGTCCCTGGAATTCTCCTGCTTCAGTGTCAAGCAGCAAGGAAAAGGATTCGGCAAGATATGAGGGAAATACCCCCAATGATATCGTCTCGTTCACTGTATCCGGGAGAACAAGGAATAGAACGATCATGAAAACAAGTGAAATCGGTGTTAGAATCATCCAGAGACGGTCTCGGCAAAACTCCCTGAGATCCTTGAATATTATTGCCGTTACGATTGCCAGCCTTGATGATGTGCTCGTCACACGTCCAATCCCCTGCCTGTGATCTCTATGAAAATATCCTCCAGAGTAGCCTCTTCAGTATGTATGGTCATGAGGTTATCGGAATTAACCAGTTCCCTGATTCTATCGCCTGCATCGGGAGTTCCGAGCTCGATTGTTTCCTCACTCACCTGATCGTCTCGGCCTAGGCGGACTTTCACTGCTCTTCTTCCATATTTCATTTTCAGACTGTCGGGAGTATCCACTACGTAGAGTTTTCCCTCGTTCATGAAAGCTACTCTGTCTGAGAGGTCATCAGCCTCCCACATGTCGTGTGTTGTGAGAAGAACGGCCGCTCCCCGATTCGCCTGTTCCCTGATAATATTGCGAATGGTTCGGCTTGAAACCGGATCAAGTCCGTCAGTGGGTTCATCCAGAAACAGCGCATCCGGACCGTTTAAAACAGCCCTGGCCATCATCAGTCTCTGGCGCATGCCCTTGGAGTAAGTACTTACTCTTTCGTCAGCTCTGTGAGCAAGATCCACGCTGCGGAGAAGGGCATCCGCGTTGAAATCCTTTAGACCGAAGAGCCTGGACCAGAACTTGAGATTTTCCCTTCCCGTCATGTTCATGTAAAGGTTCTTCTCCTCAAAGCAGACTCCTATCCTGGCCTGCAGGTAAGGATCATCCAGGGACATTTCGACGCCCAGTATTCGAATTGAGCCTGTATCCGGAGTAAGTTGACCGGTTAGCATTTTAATAGTCGTGGATTTTCCTGCTCCGTTAGGGCCCAGAAAACCCAGGATTTCACCTGGATTCAGATGAAAACTGATATTCTGGACGGCTTTAAGCTGACCGTAGGAAAAACTGAGATTTTCAACGATTATTGCGGGATTCATGATTTTCCCGAAGAGAAGCTTCCCTTTGACCCGCTCCGTACTTTCAGCGCTGTACCTGACTTACGCGCTTTTTTCAATTCTCACCTCCATCGTGAACAAACTCAACTAAACATATCTAAAACGATTTGACAGACAAGAAGCTTTGAATTCTATCTTATTTGTTCTACTGTTTTAAGCTGCGGTTCTCAAGGTTGACTATGGTAAAGAATTGGCGGTTAGTGCACAATCAGTCAGGATTATTTGCCGCGGGGTTTTCTTCGTCGCAAAATTATCATAAACGCATTGACTACGTTTACTTTAGCGTATTGATTGAACCGGCGGACAAAA
This Candidatus Aegiribacteria sp. DNA region includes the following protein-coding sequences:
- a CDS encoding ABC transporter permease, which codes for MNLRRVRSLISGDLRLGLRSPVILWLLIMPFAITFLLQVVFITLFDPEPRICIEAPADSEIAIALEKAEGIRLSRAGSPEELVESIENNNADLGLIIENGFDEAVRNDLKPELTFFFSGGSLASNRIVAGLLVMDILREMEGRESPLEVILQTGDEDEAIPISRKLIPAVVLIVLLITGIFVPAFMIVDEKEHGTMKALLVTPVKMSDILFSKAVLGFTMTIIMCFITLALNGALSGQPLALLATIVAGTVVCNAIGLIYGTLAGDAKTLYTLVKSLNILLAGPILFYLFTGLPQWIAKIFPTYWFIDPLYRITLEGADFSDVYFKLSIALVTGILLGILVVPLSRRMQKKLAE
- a CDS encoding ABC transporter permease codes for the protein MTSTSSRLAIVTAIIFKDLREFCRDRLWMILTPISLVFMIVLFLVLPDTVNETISLGVFPSYLAESFSLLLDTEAGEFQGLEIIGFVNEDQLADSVHGESGTIAMGIALPADFTESLLSGSGGSVSVYVSESVPMEIRQALTSGVREIAYAAQAVFTGENPLSALPVTLPDLQSRILGEDMAGRQVPLRDRMRPILVIMILLIEALALAGLVSVEIEHRTATALLVTPARMGDFLAAKCLTGVILAVSQAFLFLLFTGGFVFDWLIASVLIFLGAGMASAVGMLSGTSGRDFMSTLFYGMIFVIPLTIPALFTMFPGKPSLIIRLLPSYGLVEAMSGVLGEGKSWSFATPHIMTTFIWDIVFLGSAFFVLRRRVESL
- a CDS encoding ABC transporter ATP-binding protein, translating into MMNPAIIVENLSFSYGQLKAVQNISFHLNPGEILGFLGPNGAGKSTTIKMLTGQLTPDTGSIRILGVEMSLDDPYLQARIGVCFEEKNLYMNMTGRENLKFWSRLFGLKDFNADALLRSVDLAHRADERVSTYSKGMRQRLMMARAVLNGPDALFLDEPTDGLDPVSSRTIRNIIREQANRGAAVLLTTHDMWEADDLSDRVAFMNEGKLYVVDTPDSLKMKYGRRAVKVRLGRDDQVSEETIELGTPDAGDRIRELVNSDNLMTIHTEEATLEDIFIEITGRGLDV